The Solibacillus daqui genome has a segment encoding these proteins:
- a CDS encoding NADPH:quinone reductase: MKAIEMKNFGTSENLQLAELPLPSISATDVIVKLHAAGVNPSDVYTSTGTYAIKPQLPYTPGLDGAGIVEAVGEAVTNVQVGDRVFVASLPGATTGTFAEAVVCDANYVMQLPEHISFLQGAALGIPALTAFRAVVQKAGVQANQTVLIHGASGAVGLQAVQMAKSLGATVIGTASRGEGKALVKDAGADYAFDHITEGNMEQILEVTEGAGPDVIIEFLANVNLAVDLQLVAKYGKIIIVGNRGDIEINPRLIMQKECDVTGMVLFNATGEQHRELMTSVAAMLEANKLTPFVGHSYPLAQAGEAFDAVMAGKHNGKVVLQIL; encoded by the coding sequence TTGAAAGCAATTGAAATGAAAAACTTTGGTACTTCGGAAAATTTACAGCTAGCGGAATTACCATTACCATCCATTTCGGCAACGGATGTAATCGTGAAGCTACATGCAGCAGGGGTAAATCCAAGTGATGTTTATACATCAACAGGTACATATGCCATCAAACCACAATTACCATACACACCGGGCTTAGATGGCGCGGGAATTGTGGAAGCAGTTGGAGAAGCGGTAACAAATGTACAAGTAGGCGACCGCGTATTTGTCGCAAGCTTACCAGGTGCAACGACGGGGACATTTGCAGAAGCGGTCGTATGTGATGCAAACTATGTGATGCAATTACCCGAGCACATAAGCTTTTTGCAAGGAGCGGCACTTGGCATACCAGCATTGACCGCGTTTCGTGCAGTTGTGCAAAAGGCAGGTGTACAAGCTAATCAAACGGTACTTATCCACGGAGCAAGTGGTGCGGTTGGTTTACAGGCGGTGCAAATGGCAAAATCACTTGGGGCAACGGTAATCGGAACAGCCAGTCGTGGAGAAGGAAAGGCGCTTGTAAAGGACGCCGGTGCAGATTATGCGTTTGATCATATTACAGAAGGCAATATGGAGCAGATTCTTGAAGTAACAGAGGGTGCTGGACCAGATGTGATTATTGAATTTTTAGCAAACGTCAATTTAGCGGTCGATTTACAATTGGTGGCGAAGTACGGAAAGATTATCATTGTCGGGAATCGCGGTGACATTGAAATCAACCCGCGTTTAATTATGCAAAAAGAATGTGATGTAACTGGCATGGTGTTATTTAATGCAACGGGTGAACAGCATCGTGAGTTAATGACAAGTGTAGCGGCGATGCTTGAAGCAAATAAGCTTACACCGTTTGTTGGTCATAGCTATCCGCTAGCACAGGCAGGCGAAGCGTTTGATGCGGTAATGGCAGGAAAGCATAATGGTAAGGTTGTACTTCAAATTTTATAA
- a CDS encoding amidohydrolase family protein, which yields MRIFDAHFHIINFDFPVIENQGYMPPSYLVEDYKKQTESYNIAGGAIVSGSFQGFDQGYLLHALQLLGGNFCGVTQLPYDVSDDEILQLNAKGVKALRFNVKRGGSEDLSKLDYFARRVYELAGWHSELYIDATDIPDIAITLSQLPALSIDHLGLSEQGLPHLLKLVEKGVRVKATGFGRVELPIAETLKSIYDVNPDALMFGTDLPSTRAERPFETADIELILQLFDERAADKIFYSNAKQWYFK from the coding sequence ATGAGAATTTTTGATGCCCATTTTCATATTATTAATTTTGATTTTCCGGTAATTGAAAATCAAGGCTATATGCCGCCTTCTTATTTAGTGGAAGATTATAAAAAGCAGACAGAGAGCTATAACATTGCAGGTGGAGCCATAGTGTCGGGCTCTTTTCAAGGCTTTGATCAAGGCTATTTACTGCATGCCTTGCAGCTATTAGGAGGAAACTTTTGTGGAGTCACTCAATTGCCGTATGATGTTAGCGATGATGAGATTCTGCAGTTAAATGCAAAAGGGGTCAAGGCGCTACGTTTTAATGTTAAGCGTGGGGGTTCCGAGGATTTATCAAAGCTCGATTATTTCGCGCGTCGTGTGTATGAGCTTGCTGGTTGGCATAGCGAACTGTATATTGACGCTACGGACATTCCAGACATTGCAATCACACTTTCGCAATTACCAGCTCTGTCCATTGATCATTTAGGTTTGTCAGAGCAAGGTTTACCACATTTATTGAAGCTCGTTGAAAAAGGGGTACGTGTGAAGGCAACAGGCTTTGGTCGTGTAGAATTACCGATTGCAGAGACGCTTAAGAGTATTTATGATGTAAATCCTGACGCATTAATGTTCGGTACCGATTTACCGTCAACACGCGCCGAACGTCCATTTGAAACTGCGGATATAGAACTCATTCTGCAGCTTTTTGATGAACGAGCCGCCGATAAAATATTTTATAGTAACGCAAAACAATGGTACTTTAAATAA
- the metG gene encoding methionine--tRNA ligase: MAILIGGAWPYANGSLHLGHIAALLPGDILARYYRLKGEDVLYVSGSDCNGTPISIRANQEQTTVTAIADRYHQEFVDCFNKLGFTYDFYTRTDAEHHHKSVQEIFLKLLENGHLYTKKIEQAYCVVDEQFLPDRFVEGICPNCGAKARGDQCDNCSAILDPLDLIDKRCKICGTEPEIRETEHFYYTFSQFQRQLEDYVARTEQSNAWRDNAIQLTKRYLAEGLPDRAVTRDLPNGIDVPVTGFEGKKIYVWIEAVAGYYTASVAWGKENGLDIKQWWNAETTSYYVHGKDNIPFHTVIWPAILLGLNTEALPKHIVSNEYLTLEKRKLSTSQNWAVWVPDILQRYHPDSLRYFLTINAPETRDADFSWREFIYSHNSELLGAFANFVNRTLKFIEKSFDGKVPNVEVDEGKKAQVTELFEKVGQKIEAGSSKAALDTVFEFVRAANRYFDEEKPWITVREDLAACENTMATCTMLIQNFAVLLKPFLPFASEAIEDMLQVRGDAWEPQVTLAQTIVNVVPLYERIDVKQIDEELEKLTANEK, from the coding sequence ATGGCAATTTTAATCGGAGGTGCTTGGCCATATGCAAATGGCTCACTGCATCTAGGGCATATCGCTGCGCTATTACCTGGAGATATTTTAGCGAGATATTATCGCTTGAAAGGTGAGGACGTACTGTACGTATCGGGGAGTGACTGTAACGGCACGCCGATTTCGATTCGTGCAAATCAGGAGCAAACAACGGTTACAGCGATTGCGGACCGATATCATCAGGAGTTTGTCGATTGTTTTAACAAGCTAGGCTTTACGTATGATTTCTACACGCGTACCGATGCCGAACATCATCACAAATCCGTTCAAGAAATTTTCTTGAAGCTTTTAGAAAATGGGCATTTGTATACGAAAAAAATCGAGCAAGCATATTGTGTAGTGGATGAGCAGTTTTTACCTGACCGCTTTGTGGAGGGAATCTGTCCAAATTGTGGGGCAAAAGCGCGAGGTGATCAATGTGATAATTGTTCAGCGATTTTAGACCCGCTTGATTTAATTGATAAGCGCTGTAAAATTTGTGGCACGGAGCCGGAAATTCGTGAAACCGAGCATTTTTATTATACATTTAGTCAGTTTCAGCGTCAGTTAGAGGATTATGTAGCGCGTACTGAACAGTCGAATGCGTGGCGTGATAATGCGATTCAACTAACGAAACGCTATTTAGCAGAGGGGCTGCCTGATCGAGCGGTAACTCGTGATTTGCCAAACGGTATTGATGTTCCGGTAACGGGCTTTGAGGGTAAGAAAATTTATGTGTGGATTGAAGCGGTTGCCGGTTATTATACAGCGAGCGTGGCGTGGGGTAAGGAAAACGGTTTAGATATTAAGCAGTGGTGGAATGCGGAAACAACTTCGTATTATGTGCACGGCAAGGATAATATTCCGTTTCATACAGTAATTTGGCCAGCAATTTTACTCGGCTTAAATACAGAAGCGCTGCCAAAGCATATCGTATCTAACGAGTATTTAACGCTTGAAAAACGAAAGCTGTCGACAAGTCAAAATTGGGCGGTATGGGTGCCAGATATTTTGCAACGATATCATCCAGATTCGCTACGATATTTTTTAACAATCAATGCACCGGAAACACGTGATGCTGACTTTTCGTGGCGTGAGTTTATTTATAGTCATAACAGTGAGTTGCTCGGAGCATTTGCGAATTTTGTAAATCGTACATTGAAATTTATCGAGAAGTCGTTTGATGGTAAAGTACCGAATGTAGAAGTGGATGAAGGAAAAAAAGCGCAAGTTACGGAATTATTTGAAAAGGTCGGACAAAAAATTGAAGCTGGTTCGAGTAAAGCAGCGCTCGATACGGTTTTTGAATTTGTGCGTGCGGCAAATCGTTATTTTGATGAGGAAAAGCCGTGGATTACGGTGCGTGAAGATTTAGCAGCATGTGAAAATACAATGGCGACGTGTACAATGCTTATTCAAAATTTTGCAGTGCTGTTAAAGCCGTTTTTACCTTTTGCAAGTGAAGCGATTGAAGACATGCTACAAGTGCGTGGAGATGCTTGGGAACCGCAAGTGACATTGGCGCAAACGATCGTAAATGTCGTACCACTGTATGAACGAATTGATGTGAAGCAAATTGATGAGGAGTTAGAAAAATTAACTGCGAATGAAAAATAG
- a CDS encoding histidine phosphatase family protein codes for MTIVYFVRHAHSVYTPDEYKRPISEAGRMEALKLIELFENIDVQAMYASSYLRAVQTIEPIAQAKNLSIMQIEALNERLLSNPPVENFDEAILKVWQNPTFAYPGGESNIDAQTRAVPVFRELLKQHENEVIVIGTHGNILTLMLQVFDHQYGLEFWKGLIMPDVIKAEFLHNQLVSVEKVVIT; via the coding sequence ATGACAATCGTCTATTTTGTGCGCCATGCACATTCCGTGTATACACCGGATGAATACAAACGCCCTATTTCTGAAGCTGGGCGAATGGAAGCTTTAAAGTTAATCGAACTCTTTGAAAATATTGATGTGCAGGCAATGTATGCGAGTAGTTACTTACGTGCAGTACAAACGATTGAGCCGATTGCACAAGCAAAAAATTTGAGTATTATGCAGATTGAAGCACTAAACGAACGGCTATTGAGTAATCCGCCGGTTGAAAATTTTGACGAAGCGATTTTGAAGGTTTGGCAGAATCCAACGTTTGCCTATCCAGGTGGGGAATCAAATATTGATGCACAAACTCGTGCAGTTCCAGTGTTTAGGGAATTACTAAAACAGCATGAAAATGAAGTTATTGTCATTGGTACACACGGCAATATTTTAACGCTTATGTTACAGGTGTTTGATCATCAATATGGTTTGGAGTTTTGGAAGGGGTTAATCATGCCAGATGTCATTAAGGCTGAGTTTTTGCATAATCAGTTGGTGTCTGTAGAAAAAGTAGTCATAACATAG
- a CDS encoding DUF2812 domain-containing protein, which translates to MDTKRKLVPVELWNIGEIESWLIEQAQNGRILEKLSSFRATFLLAEPQNLEYRMIVMPEKDTTRTNAQELEQAGWYYVTSHQYYHIFCSQQADATTEIEKDLMQQAQSFSGILLDLRKRLLFNVLMIVAFIGLVIALFMDVEAPITSVIGGSSISVLVFFYTNGSLTVTIYKDYLKVMRIKNQLEQGIVLDHHASWRSAKVKKFGWSWLNFVFAAILIWMLVISFTKSGNEILPKNTADLPLLRLHMIELPKEMELSVRDHAGVNSLEQNWSIFAPVQYEVNENVDIPTENQVTYSPWLHFRVIECTVPSLANALFYEWVTYYRFENDAELSHAAFDQVIVEQIFEDKVRILTKKDNQVQYVDYQGEANVEAILSALENL; encoded by the coding sequence ATGGATACAAAACGTAAGCTGGTACCTGTAGAGTTATGGAACATTGGGGAAATCGAAAGCTGGCTTATCGAACAAGCTCAAAATGGGCGAATACTTGAAAAATTGAGTAGCTTTAGGGCAACGTTTCTTCTAGCAGAGCCACAAAATTTGGAATACCGAATGATCGTCATGCCTGAAAAAGATACCACACGTACGAATGCCCAGGAACTCGAACAAGCAGGTTGGTATTATGTGACAAGCCATCAGTATTATCATATTTTTTGTTCACAGCAGGCAGATGCTACAACGGAGATTGAAAAAGATTTAATGCAGCAGGCACAATCTTTTTCGGGCATTTTGCTGGATTTGCGTAAGAGGCTTCTGTTTAATGTTTTGATGATTGTGGCGTTTATTGGCCTAGTCATTGCTTTATTCATGGATGTTGAGGCGCCGATAACGAGTGTAATTGGAGGGAGTAGTATTTCGGTACTCGTGTTTTTTTATACAAATGGTTCATTAACGGTAACAATTTATAAAGACTACCTCAAGGTGATGCGCATCAAAAATCAGCTCGAACAAGGGATTGTACTGGATCACCACGCAAGTTGGCGTTCAGCAAAAGTGAAAAAATTCGGGTGGAGTTGGTTGAATTTTGTGTTCGCGGCTATTTTAATATGGATGCTCGTAATAAGTTTTACCAAAAGCGGCAACGAAATCTTACCTAAAAATACTGCGGATTTACCACTTCTGCGCTTACATATGATTGAACTGCCTAAAGAAATGGAATTGAGTGTGCGCGATCATGCAGGTGTGAACTCCCTCGAGCAAAACTGGTCAATCTTTGCTCCGGTTCAATATGAAGTGAATGAAAACGTAGATATACCAACAGAAAATCAAGTAACCTATTCACCGTGGCTTCATTTCCGGGTGATTGAATGTACTGTTCCAAGCTTAGCAAACGCATTGTTTTATGAGTGGGTAACCTATTATCGATTTGAAAACGACGCCGAATTGTCGCACGCGGCGTTTGATCAAGTAATTGTAGAACAAATATTTGAGGATAAGGTACGTATTTTAACAAAAAAGGATAATCAAGTGCAGTATGTGGACTATCAGGGTGAGGCAAATGTCGAGGCAATTTTAAGCGCATTAGAAAATTTATAA